From a single Anoplolepis gracilipes chromosome 3, ASM4749672v1, whole genome shotgun sequence genomic region:
- the LOC140663974 gene encoding small integral membrane protein 14 produces the protein MSGEGFDPCECMWNHISMQHLLSILRQSQNYCSDTECFSVSRTPLPGPQNTQESSDFLFTCLIIGFVILMYAFRPRSLRQPSRNITKSNNEPGSHDDPPSPPTVN, from the exons ATGAGCGGCGAAGGATTTGACCCGTGCGAGTGCATGTGGAATCACATATCTATGCAGCATCTACTTTCTATC TTACGACAATCGCAAAATTATTGTTCGGATACCGAATGCTTCAGCGTGTCGAGAA CGCCTCTTCCAGGACCACAGAACACTCAGGAATCCTCAGATTTCCTCTTTACTTGTTTAATTATTGGCTTTGTCATTCTTATGTATGCATTTAGACCGAGATCTTTGCGACAACCGAGTAGGAACATTACCAAAAGCAATAATGAGCCC GGTTCACATGACGATCCACCTTCGCCACCAACGGTGAATTGA
- the LOC140663795 gene encoding zinc finger CCHC domain-containing protein 8 homolog isoform X2 — protein MNSGIHVFNPSMDVIPLNSSIIVEDTESETDMIELDSSCDAEVVCLDANPKNNESSPSAPSPNDVDANIEMTTCSSRDSRSVSLNDGAAQPVFKVMFRDDLASRQYRQQIKDFLYKLVHSKPSHEQDINASSLILEVWDSKNNSKDQELSISVEDNSVLYDNAESTDIYDSLFTIDKKPNFMNDLDVPTYGQKYEDITEESNSVRKNCSPKLNCFNCNGNHNLRDCPLPKNQTNINKNRKEFAMKNSVGVRYHMSEDQRYSHMIPGQLSQKLRRALGLKDNQLPKHIYRMRLLGYPPGWLEEARLQHSGLSLFNSDGVAEADPNEEEGEIITDVDRDQYDIKKIYDFPGFNVPSSSGTTDDSYKHSAPKMQPMHSKEVMLLYLQSKKTDDGYKRKKLKLSTSNAVNTLETSSDMEIEDVAAAENVVENVPLNGYFIPPLPTESVETPPAPPPSITEDSDSQSQELPSSNSDDTNSTANSPSLSDLEYTKKKLLIELEDNNSQSNSSLTSFKNDLNNTFNTSSNIAVTSQFNHSSISQECSNTNKDSIESSSQFHLNTSLDTELNIRLNTSVSNETTMSQFSSTPIQSSKFLNTSQTSVKSVHLGTPVLPSTSPYNKLPSSEKFSKNICDVINFENLPDSTGKYEQMSGVIQKVRRTMAKLHQ, from the exons ATGAATAGTGGTATTCACGTGTTTAACCCGAGTATGGACGTTATCCCCTTGAATTCCTCGATCATCGTCGAAGACACGGAGTCGGAGACGGATATGATCGAGTTGGATTCGAGTTGCGATGCAGAAGTCGTTTGTCTCGATGCCAATCCGAAGAACAACGAGAGCTCACCGTCAGCACCGTCCCCGAATGATGTCGACGCAAATATCGAAATGACAACTTGCTCGTCGAGAGATTCGCGGTCTGTCTCGTTGAACGACGGTGCTGCGCAACCCGTTTTTAAGGTTATGTTTCGCGACGATCTTGCTTCGAG ACAATATCGAcaacaaataaaagatttcttgTACAAATTAGTACATTCAAAACCATCCCATGAACAAGATATAAATGCATCAAGTTTGATTTTAGAAGTTTGggatagtaaaaataattctaaagatCAAGAATTGTCTATCAGTGTAGAAGATAATAGTGTATTGTATGATAATGCAGAAAGCACTGATATATATGATTCACTGTTTACGATTGACAAAAAACCAAACTTTATGAATGATTTGGATGTTCCAACATATGGACAa aAATATGAAGATATTACTGAAGAATCAAACTCTGTGAGAAAAAATTGCTCACCGAAACTAAATTGCTTCAATTGTAATGGAAATCATAATTTGCGAGACTGTCCATTGCCTAAAAATCAAaccaatattaataaaaatcgtaaAGAATTTGCTATGAAAAACAGTGTAGGAGTTCGGTATCATATGAGCGAGGATCAAAGATATAGTCATATGATTCCTGGTCAGTTAAGCCAAAAACTACGAAGGGCTCTAGGATTGAAAGACAATCAACTACCTAAAcacatatatag aaTGAGATTACTTGGCTACCCTCCAGGGTGGTTGGAAGAAGCACGATTGCAACATTCTGGATTATCATTATTCAATTCTGATGGAGTAGCAGAAGCTGATCCAAATGAAGAAGAGGGAGAAATCATTACGGATGTGGATAGAGATCaatatgacataaaaaaaatatatgactttCCTGGTTTTAATGTGCCATCTTCTTCTGGTACCACTGAT GATAGCTATAAACATTCGGCACCAAAAATGCAACCTATGCATAGTAAGGAggtaatgttattatatttacaaagtaaaaaaaccGATGACGGTTATaagcgaaaaaaattgaaattatctaCATCAAATGCAGTGAATACTTTAGAAACGTCTAGTGACATGGAAATAGAAGATGTGGCAGCAGCAg aaaatgttGTGGAAAATGTGCCTCTTAATGGCTATTTTATACCACCATTACCAACAGAATCAGTGGAAACGCCACCAGCACCACCACCATCAATAACAGAAGATTCAGATTCACAATCGCAAGAACTGCCTTCCTCCAATTCT gATGATACAAACTCGACTGCGAATTCACCATCTCTATCTGACttagaatatacaaaaaaaaagctaCTCATAGAACTTGAAGATAACAATTCACAATCCAATTCTAGTTTGACGTCATTTAAAAACGATTTAAACAATACGTTTAATACATCTTCTAATATAGCGGTTACATCCCAGTTCAATCACTCTTCTATCTCTCAAGAATGTTCAAATACTAACAAAGATTCTATAGAGTCGAGTTCACAGTTTCATCTTAATACATCACTTGACACTGAATTAAACATCAGATTGAACACGTCAGTTTCCAATGAAACAACAATGTCTCAATTCAGTTCTACTCCAATTCAatcttctaaatttttaaatacaagtcAAACTTCTGTCAAATCGGTGCACTTAGGTACACCGGTATTGCCAAGTACTTCtccatataataaattaccgtCATCGGAAAagttttccaaaaatatttgcgatgttatcaatttcgaaaatttgCCTGATTCGACGGGTAAATATGAACAAATGTCGGGAGTCATACAAAAAGTAAGACGTACCATGGCAAAACTACACCAATAA
- the LOC140663795 gene encoding zinc finger CCHC domain-containing protein 8 homolog isoform X1 produces MNSGIHVFNPSMDVIPLNSSIIVEDTESETDMIELDSSCDAEVVCLDANPKNNESSPSAPSPNDVDANIEMTTCSSRDSRSVSLNDGAAQPVFKVMFRDDLASRQYRQQIKDFLYKLVHSKPSHEQDINASSLILEVWDSKNNSKDQELSISVEDNSVLYDNAESTDIYDSLFTIDKKPNFMNDLDVPTYGQKYEDITEESNSVRKNCSPKLNCFNCNGNHNLRDCPLPKNQTNINKNRKEFAMKNSVGVRYHMSEDQRYSHMIPGQLSQKLRRALGLKDNQLPKHIYRMRLLGYPPGWLEEARLQHSGLSLFNSDGVAEADPNEEEGEIITDVDRDQYDIKKIYDFPGFNVPSSSGTTDDSYKHSAPKMQPMHSKEVMLLYLQSKKTDDGYKRKKLKLSTSNAVNTLETSSDMEIEDVAAAENVVENVPLNGYFIPPLPTESVETPPAPPPSITEDSDSQSQELPSSNSVDDTNSTANSPSLSDLEYTKKKLLIELEDNNSQSNSSLTSFKNDLNNTFNTSSNIAVTSQFNHSSISQECSNTNKDSIESSSQFHLNTSLDTELNIRLNTSVSNETTMSQFSSTPIQSSKFLNTSQTSVKSVHLGTPVLPSTSPYNKLPSSEKFSKNICDVINFENLPDSTGKYEQMSGVIQKVRRTMAKLHQ; encoded by the exons ATGAATAGTGGTATTCACGTGTTTAACCCGAGTATGGACGTTATCCCCTTGAATTCCTCGATCATCGTCGAAGACACGGAGTCGGAGACGGATATGATCGAGTTGGATTCGAGTTGCGATGCAGAAGTCGTTTGTCTCGATGCCAATCCGAAGAACAACGAGAGCTCACCGTCAGCACCGTCCCCGAATGATGTCGACGCAAATATCGAAATGACAACTTGCTCGTCGAGAGATTCGCGGTCTGTCTCGTTGAACGACGGTGCTGCGCAACCCGTTTTTAAGGTTATGTTTCGCGACGATCTTGCTTCGAG ACAATATCGAcaacaaataaaagatttcttgTACAAATTAGTACATTCAAAACCATCCCATGAACAAGATATAAATGCATCAAGTTTGATTTTAGAAGTTTGggatagtaaaaataattctaaagatCAAGAATTGTCTATCAGTGTAGAAGATAATAGTGTATTGTATGATAATGCAGAAAGCACTGATATATATGATTCACTGTTTACGATTGACAAAAAACCAAACTTTATGAATGATTTGGATGTTCCAACATATGGACAa aAATATGAAGATATTACTGAAGAATCAAACTCTGTGAGAAAAAATTGCTCACCGAAACTAAATTGCTTCAATTGTAATGGAAATCATAATTTGCGAGACTGTCCATTGCCTAAAAATCAAaccaatattaataaaaatcgtaaAGAATTTGCTATGAAAAACAGTGTAGGAGTTCGGTATCATATGAGCGAGGATCAAAGATATAGTCATATGATTCCTGGTCAGTTAAGCCAAAAACTACGAAGGGCTCTAGGATTGAAAGACAATCAACTACCTAAAcacatatatag aaTGAGATTACTTGGCTACCCTCCAGGGTGGTTGGAAGAAGCACGATTGCAACATTCTGGATTATCATTATTCAATTCTGATGGAGTAGCAGAAGCTGATCCAAATGAAGAAGAGGGAGAAATCATTACGGATGTGGATAGAGATCaatatgacataaaaaaaatatatgactttCCTGGTTTTAATGTGCCATCTTCTTCTGGTACCACTGAT GATAGCTATAAACATTCGGCACCAAAAATGCAACCTATGCATAGTAAGGAggtaatgttattatatttacaaagtaaaaaaaccGATGACGGTTATaagcgaaaaaaattgaaattatctaCATCAAATGCAGTGAATACTTTAGAAACGTCTAGTGACATGGAAATAGAAGATGTGGCAGCAGCAg aaaatgttGTGGAAAATGTGCCTCTTAATGGCTATTTTATACCACCATTACCAACAGAATCAGTGGAAACGCCACCAGCACCACCACCATCAATAACAGAAGATTCAGATTCACAATCGCAAGAACTGCCTTCCTCCAATTCTGTG gATGATACAAACTCGACTGCGAATTCACCATCTCTATCTGACttagaatatacaaaaaaaaagctaCTCATAGAACTTGAAGATAACAATTCACAATCCAATTCTAGTTTGACGTCATTTAAAAACGATTTAAACAATACGTTTAATACATCTTCTAATATAGCGGTTACATCCCAGTTCAATCACTCTTCTATCTCTCAAGAATGTTCAAATACTAACAAAGATTCTATAGAGTCGAGTTCACAGTTTCATCTTAATACATCACTTGACACTGAATTAAACATCAGATTGAACACGTCAGTTTCCAATGAAACAACAATGTCTCAATTCAGTTCTACTCCAATTCAatcttctaaatttttaaatacaagtcAAACTTCTGTCAAATCGGTGCACTTAGGTACACCGGTATTGCCAAGTACTTCtccatataataaattaccgtCATCGGAAAagttttccaaaaatatttgcgatgttatcaatttcgaaaatttgCCTGATTCGACGGGTAAATATGAACAAATGTCGGGAGTCATACAAAAAGTAAGACGTACCATGGCAAAACTACACCAATAA